GGCGTCCCGTCGTCCACGACCCGCTGCCAGTACAGGTGGTACGGCGACTTGTTGCCGGCCGTGACGTCCTGCTGCCGGTTCACCGCCGTCCGCAGCGACTCGGGCACGTCCTCCAGCGAGAACCCGCTCAGCCCGCCGGAGTTGCCGTACACGGTCGTGCCGCCGGCGTCCGCGCCCACCAGCAGCACGCTGAAGCGCTGGCTGCTGGTGGCCATCTGCCCGGCGGTGTGCTGGAGTTCGTCCTGCGAGGGATGCTCGGGCAGCGAACCCGCCCGGTTCTGCATCTCCTGCTCGAAGTCCCGCAGCACCGCCCCCTGCGTACGGCTCAGCACCGCCTCGCGGTTGAGCCAGTACGCGATGCCGGACGCGGACACGGCGGCGGTCAGCGCCACCGCCCCGAACACGACGACGAGCCGCAGCCGCAGGCTCGTGAAACGCAGCCGCGACAGTCTCGTCGTTCTTCCCCTGCGCGCCGCGAACCAGCCGCGGAGCCCCCCCTGCGGCTGTGTCACTGAGGGGCGTCCAGGCGGTAGCCGACGCCACGCACGGTACGGATCAGGACCGGGGACGACGGCACGTCCTCCACCTTGGCCCGCAACCGCTGGACGCAGGCGTCCACCAGCCGCGAGTCACCGAGGTAGTCGTGCTCCCACACCAGGCGCAGCAACTGCTGCCGGGACAGCGCCTGCCCCGGCCGCCGGGACAGTTCGAGCAGCAGCCGCAGCTCGGTCGGGGTGAGTTGCAGATCCTCGCCGTTCTTCGTGACCGTCATCGCCGCGCGGTCGATGACGAGGCTGCCGAACGTCGCCGAGTCGCTCGACTCCCGCTCGCCGCGCCGCAGCACGGCCCGGATCCGGGCGTCCAGCACCCGCCCCTGAACGGGCTTGACGACGTAGTCGTCGGCGCCGGACTCCAGCCCGACCACGACGTCGATGTCGTCGCTGCGCGCGGTGAGCAGGATGATCGGCAACTGGTCGGTGCGCCGGATGCGCCGGCACACCTCGAAACCGTCGATGCCGGGCAGCATCACGTCCAGCACGATGAGATCCGGCCGCTGCTCGCGCAGCAGCTTCAGACCGTCCTCACCGCTGGCAGCGGTGGCCACCCGGTGTCCCTGGCGCGTCAGTGAGAGCTCCAGGGCCGTACGGATGGCGTCGTCGTCCTCGATCAGCAACAGGGAAGGCACGGGCTCATTCTGGCCCATGAGGGGGCTGTCGTTCGACCTGTGGGGCGGGGTCGAGGCGCCAGAGGGACGTGGTTTCCGCGGCGCGGGCGGCATACAGGGGGTCGGACCCGTCCCGCGCACGCCGGTGCCGGGGCCGTACGCCGGTCCGGACCACCACCCGCGGACCTGCGGTGACCTGCGGTTTCGACGAGCCCGAGCCGCTCGCCCGGGGTCCGCGGACCGAGCGGGTCGCCCACGTCGGACAGGGCCGGCCGGTCCTCCCCGCCCGACCGCAGGTGCTCCACGAGACCTGCCAGGAACCGCCGCAGCATCCCGCCGCCCGGGCGGCCACCGCGGGTCAACTGCCGTACTGCGGACGGCTGTGGGCGGTCTGTGGTGTTGCCGTGACAGGCCCCTGTGACAGGTCTGTGACAGTCGGCGGACACCGCCATGAAGTGACCCGGGCAATCTTTTCGACACGGGCAAGGCGGCGCGGAGCACAGGAGCGAAGCCGGGCCGGAGCAAGACGCAAGACCGCAGGACGCGAGACCGAACACCGGAAGTCCACGACGGGGGGCGCGAGATGAACACGCTGCACGGTATGAGCACCAACGCAGTCGCAGTCGTCACCCGTCTGCACGACGTACACCGGGGTTCCGAGAAGTCCGGTGCTGATGGGGGTCCCTCCCGCGCGAGCGTATTCGAGCGTGGGGGAGGGCGGGGGTGCGCTCGCGGCGCCGGACGTCAGCACACCGCGTACATGACGGTGGTTGACACGGGGGAACAGGCGGCTCACGGGGGAGCCGCGTACGGGGAGGACACGGGGGAGCGTCGCTCGCCGACCGAGGCGGAGTTCACCGCCTACGTCCAGGAGCGCCGCGCCTCCCTGTACGCCACCGCCTACCACCTCACCGGCGACCGCTTCGAGGCCGAGGACCTGCTGCAGAGCGCGCTGTTCTCGACGTACCGGGCGTGGGACCGGATCAGCGACAAGGCCGCCGTCGGGGGATATCTGCGGCGGACGATGACCAACCTGCACATCAGCGCGTGGCGCCGCCGCAAGCTGAACGAGTACCCGACCGAGGAACTGCCGGAGACGCCCGGCGACACGGACGCGATGCGCGGCACCGAACTGCGCGCGGTCCTGTGGCAGGCGCTGGCCCGGCTGCCCGAACTCCAGCGGACGATGCTGGTCCTCCGTTACTACGAGGGCCGCACCGACCCGGAGATCGCGGAGATCCTCGACATCAGTGTCGGCACGGTGAAGTCCAGCATCTGGCGGTCGCTCCGCCGGCTGCGTGAGGACGAGGTCCTCAGCTTCGGCCGTGACGAGGAGGACGCCTTCGGGGAGCTGGTCGCCTGAAGGTGACGGGGGAAGGGACCGGCTTCGCTCAGGGAAGCCGGTGAACGGGGGAAAAAGGGCCGGCTTCTCGCCGGTCACGGGGGAGCGGTACCGGGGGGCCCGACGGGGGACGTAGGGGAAGAGCGGTACCGCGCAAGCAAGGGGAAGCGCCACCCGGGGGGACACGGGGTGGGCACGGGGGAGCACAAGGGAGCGGGGCTGGAGGGCCGGGGGGTCCATCCAGTCCCGCTTCTGCGTGTGTCAGGCGGCCGTGCGTGCCGTCGGCGCCTGGTGGCCCGCGGCGGCGGACGCCAGGCGGCCCATCGCCTCGTCGCGGTCGCAGGCGTACGCGCCCAGCGCGGTCTGGCGGGCCACGATGGAGCGTTCGGCGCGCATCAGGCGCCAGCCGCGGCGCAGGAGGAAGGGGACCGACTTGCGGCCCTCCTTCAGGTCCCGCAGGAAGCGGCGGCGGAAGGTCTTCACCGGGCCTCGGCTCAGACACAGCGCGTCGGCCAGGACGCCCAGTTCCCGGCACCGGTTCACGATCTCGGCGGCGAAGATGCCCTCCGCGATGAACAGCGGGGTCCGCCCGATCTCGACCGCTTCCGCGCCGGTGCGGGCGCTGAGCGAGATGTCGTACACGGGAACGTTCGTACGGCCCGTGCCGCACAGTTCCACGATCGCGGCGACGGCCGTGTCCGCGTCCCACGAGTCCGGGTGGTCCCAGTCGATGTCGGAACTCCCCGCGACCAGGGGCAGCGTCGGGTCGTCGCCCTCCTTGTAGAAGTCGTCGAGCCGCAGCACCGGGAGGCCGGAGCGGGCGCCGAGCAGGGACTTGCCGGAGCCGGAAGGGCCGCAGAGCAGCACGACTCGCGTCGGTATGGGCGGAGGGGAGGTCACGGGTCACCAGTGTGCGGCATCACCCGGGCCGTCAACGACCCCGCGGGTCGGCTTTGAAGCGCGCGCCACACCTCAACTACCCTTCGTGTCGACCTCATTACCTTGCGCATCAGAAGGTGGCAACGCGATGGCCCGACACGACTCACCCCAGACCTCTACCGGCCGGCGTGCCCTCGCCGCCCTCGCGACCGCCGGAGTGGCGTTGGGCGCGGGCGCCGGTACGGCCGCCGCGGCCACCGGCGAGCCCGTCGTCGACGTGATGCGGACGCACCCCACCTCGATCGGCCGGATCGACCCGCAGGCGGGCCTGCAGGGGGCGCTCGGCTCCCTGACGTACGTCACCGGCACGGTCTCCGACCTCAAGCCCAACCCGCTCGCGGGCACCGGCGTCGACCCCCTCGACAACGGAGTCGGCACCCAGCTCGCCGACTTCCAGCCGCTGACCTCCCAGATGCTGACCGGGCCGGTGGCCCAGGCGCAGTCGATCGGGTCGATCCCGGTGCTGGGAGACGTGACGAAGGTGCTGGGCGGCTGAGTCCCCTGCGCCCGCCCGTGCGGGAGAGCCGCGCCGCCCCCGGACGGAGGGGCGGCGCGGCTCGTTCGTGGAGCGGGGCGGCCTTTAGTAGGCGGAGCCCGACGCGCCCAGGGAGCCCGTCGGGTGCCAGACCGTCTTGGTCTCCAGGAAGGCCGTCAGGCGGTCGGTGCCCGGGGTCGCCGACCAGTCGTCCACAGGCTGTGGACGCAGGACGCGCTTGAGGTTGTCGGCCGCCGCGATCTCCAGCTCCTTCGCGAGGACGTCGTCCGCGCCCGCGAGGTCGATCGCGTTGACGTCCTGGTGGGCGGCCAGGGGCGCCGCGATCTCCGCCGTACGGCCGGAGAGGACGTTCACGACACCGCCGGGGACGTCGGAGGTGGCCAGGACCTCGGCGAGGGAGAGAGCCGGGAGCGGGGACCTCTCGCTCGCGATGACGATCGCCGTGTTGCCGGTCGCGATCACCGGCGCCAACACCGAGACCAGGCCCAGGAACGACGACTCCTGCGGGGCCAGGACCGTGACCACGCCCGTCGGCTCGGGCGAGGAGAGGTTGAAGTACGGGCCGGCGACCGGGTTCGCGCCGCCCACGACCTGGGCGATCTTGTCGGTCCAGCCCGCGTACCAGACCCAGCGGTCGATCGTCGCGTCCACGATCACGGCCGCCTTGGACTTCGACAGGCCCTCGGCGTCCGCGACCTCACGGGTGAACTGGTCCCGGCGGCCCTCCAGCATCTCGGCGACGCGGTAGAGGACCTGGCCCCGGTTGTAGGCGGTGGCCCCGGACCAGCCGCCGAATGCCTTGCGGGCCGCCACCACGGCGTCACGGGCGTCCTTGCGGGAGGACTGCGGCGCGTTCGCGAGCCACTTGCCCTTGGAGTCCGTCACCTCGTACACCCGGCCGCTCTCGGAACGCGGGAACTTGCCCCCGACGTACAGCTTGTAGGTCTTCAGCACAGT
The Streptomyces sp. NBC_01485 genome window above contains:
- a CDS encoding aldehyde dehydrogenase family protein, which translates into the protein MSDRLTVLKTYKLYVGGKFPRSESGRVYEVTDSKGKWLANAPQSSRKDARDAVVAARKAFGGWSGATAYNRGQVLYRVAEMLEGRRDQFTREVADAEGLSKSKAAVIVDATIDRWVWYAGWTDKIAQVVGGANPVAGPYFNLSSPEPTGVVTVLAPQESSFLGLVSVLAPVIATGNTAIVIASERSPLPALSLAEVLATSDVPGGVVNVLSGRTAEIAAPLAAHQDVNAIDLAGADDVLAKELEIAAADNLKRVLRPQPVDDWSATPGTDRLTAFLETKTVWHPTGSLGASGSAY
- the afsQ1 gene encoding two-component system response regulator AfsQ1 encodes the protein MPSLLLIEDDDAIRTALELSLTRQGHRVATAASGEDGLKLLREQRPDLIVLDVMLPGIDGFEVCRRIRRTDQLPIILLTARSDDIDVVVGLESGADDYVVKPVQGRVLDARIRAVLRRGERESSDSATFGSLVIDRAAMTVTKNGEDLQLTPTELRLLLELSRRPGQALSRQQLLRLVWEHDYLGDSRLVDACVQRLRAKVEDVPSSPVLIRTVRGVGYRLDAPQ
- a CDS encoding SigE family RNA polymerase sigma factor, with the translated sequence MNTLHGMSTNAVAVVTRLHDVHRGSEKSGADGGPSRASVFERGGGRGCARGAGRQHTAYMTVVDTGEQAAHGGAAYGEDTGERRSPTEAEFTAYVQERRASLYATAYHLTGDRFEAEDLLQSALFSTYRAWDRISDKAAVGGYLRRTMTNLHISAWRRRKLNEYPTEELPETPGDTDAMRGTELRAVLWQALARLPELQRTMLVLRYYEGRTDPEIAEILDISVGTVKSSIWRSLRRLREDEVLSFGRDEEDAFGELVA
- a CDS encoding uridine kinase family protein, with the translated sequence MTSPPPIPTRVVLLCGPSGSGKSLLGARSGLPVLRLDDFYKEGDDPTLPLVAGSSDIDWDHPDSWDADTAVAAIVELCGTGRTNVPVYDISLSARTGAEAVEIGRTPLFIAEGIFAAEIVNRCRELGVLADALCLSRGPVKTFRRRFLRDLKEGRKSVPFLLRRGWRLMRAERSIVARQTALGAYACDRDEAMGRLASAAAGHQAPTARTAA